One part of the Cyclobacteriaceae bacterium genome encodes these proteins:
- a CDS encoding CHASE2 domain-containing protein, which produces MNKYFWIDAAIATLFIFLLMGGIYRLTQLRLFDAFDSIGQALADVELTDYVFSQLREDPPLDTNIVVVNIGELSRRQVAEQIRIISQHKPKVIGIDGFYNCQGLPRDTVFCPPLKDSIGNIMLSDAIKEAGNVVLVSKLLKSLALSRQDVEDVYDSLEVSDPLFTDVMFAEGYASLETEAAYQDDVKTCRTFNPKMEVNGKEHFAFAVQMALIYDSARTKKFLQRDNFSEVINYRGNIADFFGQTKYPQVFYTLDVDDVFTENFLPSMIEGKVVIFGFLGKEFGDPSWSDKFFTPLNLKMAGKANPDMFGVVVHANIVSMILNEDYVDTMDEWQEWLLAIVLCYLNVALFSLIYIKLPDWYDGITKLIQVAELVILTLIMVEVFDLFSYKFDTTITLAAIALVGDSYEIYMGVIKNSAKRLKNKWFTKGEPQV; this is translated from the coding sequence ATGAATAAATATTTCTGGATTGATGCCGCAATAGCCACCTTGTTTATCTTCCTGTTGATGGGAGGAATCTACAGGTTAACACAACTTAGGCTATTTGATGCGTTTGATTCGATTGGCCAGGCGTTGGCCGATGTGGAATTGACGGATTATGTCTTTTCACAGCTTCGAGAAGATCCTCCTCTTGACACGAACATTGTTGTAGTAAACATTGGTGAACTGAGCAGGAGACAAGTAGCCGAACAAATCCGGATAATCAGTCAGCACAAACCTAAAGTAATTGGTATCGATGGCTTCTACAATTGCCAGGGACTTCCGCGCGACACTGTATTTTGCCCTCCGCTAAAGGATTCAATCGGTAATATTATGCTTAGTGATGCCATAAAAGAAGCCGGAAATGTTGTATTGGTGAGCAAGTTGCTTAAGTCTTTAGCCTTAAGCCGGCAAGATGTTGAAGATGTTTATGATTCGTTAGAGGTGTCTGATCCACTTTTTACGGATGTAATGTTTGCCGAAGGGTACGCCAGTTTAGAAACGGAGGCGGCCTATCAGGACGATGTTAAAACCTGCAGAACCTTTAATCCTAAAATGGAAGTAAACGGAAAGGAACATTTTGCTTTTGCGGTGCAAATGGCTTTGATCTACGATTCTGCCCGAACAAAAAAATTTTTGCAGCGAGATAATTTTTCAGAAGTAATCAACTACCGCGGAAATATTGCCGACTTTTTTGGGCAAACAAAATACCCACAGGTTTTTTATACGCTGGATGTAGATGATGTTTTTACCGAAAACTTTTTGCCCTCCATGATCGAAGGAAAAGTGGTCATCTTTGGTTTCCTGGGAAAGGAGTTCGGAGATCCTTCCTGGAGCGATAAGTTTTTTACTCCGTTAAACCTCAAAATGGCCGGCAAAGCCAATCCCGATATGTTTGGGGTGGTAGTGCATGCCAATATTGTATCCATGATCCTTAACGAGGATTATGTAGACACCATGGATGAGTGGCAGGAGTGGCTTTTGGCCATTGTTTTGTGCTACTTAAACGTGGCATTATTTTCGCTAATCTACATCAAGTTGCCCGACTGGTATGATGGTATAACCAAGCTGATACAGGTTGCTGAACTTGTGATTTTAACGTTGATTATGGTGGAGGTTTTTGACTTGTTTAGCTATAAGTTCGATACCACGATTACCCTGGCGGCTATAGCCTTGGTTGGAGACTCCTATGAAATTTATATGGGGGTTATTAAAAATTCCGCCAAACGGTTGAAAAACAAATGGTTTACCAAAGGCGAGCCTCAGGTATAA
- the meaB gene encoding methylmalonyl Co-A mutase-associated GTPase MeaB: MKARLDLQEYVNGILQGDRVVLAKAITLVESELPSDRALADRLLEEVLSKTGNSIRVGITGVPGVGKSTFIEAFGKYVTGTLKKKIAVLTVDPSSPLTKGSILGDKTRMEDLAKNPLAFIRPSSSGEALGGITHRTREAIHLCEAAGFEVMLVETVGVGQSETTVKKSVDFFLLLMLAGAGDELQGIKKGIMEMADTIAITKADGDNKRKAAEAQAEYQHALHLLQRNETEWIPRVVTCSAIAGEGIDALWNILLEFKHTLTKNGHFDSMRRQQQVEWMRECFDQLLKMRIQKSPQYLEQLKKNELKVLNKEITPQLAAQNLLEELIKGLR, translated from the coding sequence TTGAAAGCCCGGCTTGACCTGCAAGAATATGTAAATGGAATACTTCAGGGTGACCGGGTAGTGCTGGCGAAAGCCATTACCCTGGTTGAAAGTGAACTTCCGTCCGATCGTGCATTGGCCGATCGTCTTTTGGAGGAGGTGCTGTCTAAAACAGGCAACTCCATCAGGGTGGGCATCACCGGTGTTCCGGGCGTTGGGAAAAGTACATTTATTGAAGCCTTTGGAAAGTATGTTACCGGCACGCTGAAAAAGAAAATTGCCGTGCTTACCGTTGACCCAAGCAGCCCACTGACCAAGGGCAGCATTTTAGGCGACAAAACACGGATGGAAGATTTGGCCAAAAACCCGCTGGCATTTATCCGACCATCGTCATCAGGTGAGGCCCTGGGGGGAATAACCCACCGAACGCGCGAAGCTATTCACCTATGCGAAGCGGCCGGCTTTGAAGTAATGCTGGTTGAAACTGTTGGCGTTGGTCAATCCGAAACAACTGTAAAAAAATCGGTTGATTTTTTTCTGCTGCTGATGCTGGCCGGGGCCGGAGACGAATTGCAAGGCATAAAGAAAGGCATTATGGAAATGGCCGATACAATTGCCATTACCAAAGCCGATGGTGACAATAAAAGAAAGGCTGCCGAAGCACAGGCCGAATACCAACACGCCTTGCACCTGCTTCAACGCAACGAAACAGAATGGATACCGCGTGTTGTAACCTGTTCGGCCATTGCCGGAGAGGGTATTGATGCCCTTTGGAACATCCTCTTGGAATTTAAACACACCTTGACAAAAAATGGTCACTTCGATTCCATGCGCAGGCAACAGCAAGTGGAGTGGATGCGTGAGTGCTTCGATCAACTTCTTAAAATGCGAATTCAAAAATCACCTCAATACCTTGAACAATTAAAAAAGAATGAGCTAAAGGTGCTGAACAAAGAAATTACCCCCCAACTTGCTGCGCAAAACCTTTTGGAAGAATTGATCAAGGGCCTTCGTTAA
- the sucD gene encoding succinate--CoA ligase subunit alpha: MSVLVNKNSRVIVQGFTGSEGTFHAGQMIEYGTNVVGGVTPAKGGTEHLGRPVFNTVQEAVQKTGADVSIIFVPPAFAADAIMEAADAGIKVIIAITEGIPVKDMMIAKKYIKSKDVVLIGPNCPGVITPGEAKVGIMPGFVFKKGKVGVVSKSGTLTYEAADQIVKAGLGVSTAIGIGGDPIIGTPTKEAVELLMNDPETDAIVMIGEIGGNYEPVAARWIKETGNKKPVVGFIAGQTAPPGRRMGHAGAIIGGADDTAAAKMKIMRECGIHVVESPADIGETVLKVLKK, translated from the coding sequence ATGAGCGTATTAGTGAATAAAAATTCAAGGGTTATAGTCCAGGGCTTCACGGGTTCGGAAGGTACTTTTCATGCCGGCCAAATGATTGAATACGGTACGAACGTGGTAGGTGGAGTTACACCGGCCAAAGGTGGTACCGAACACTTAGGGCGCCCGGTATTTAATACGGTTCAGGAGGCAGTACAAAAAACAGGTGCGGATGTCTCCATCATTTTTGTTCCCCCTGCCTTTGCAGCCGATGCAATTATGGAAGCAGCCGATGCCGGAATTAAGGTAATTATTGCCATAACAGAGGGCATTCCGGTTAAGGACATGATGATCGCCAAAAAGTACATTAAGAGTAAGGACGTTGTATTAATAGGCCCTAACTGCCCGGGCGTAATTACACCGGGTGAAGCAAAAGTTGGCATTATGCCCGGTTTTGTTTTTAAGAAGGGTAAAGTTGGGGTTGTATCAAAGTCCGGAACATTAACGTACGAAGCAGCCGATCAGATTGTGAAGGCTGGTTTAGGCGTTTCAACAGCCATTGGGATTGGTGGTGACCCCATTATTGGTACCCCAACCAAGGAAGCTGTTGAACTGCTGATGAATGATCCGGAAACAGACGCCATTGTGATGATTGGCGAGATTGGTGGTAACTATGAGCCCGTAGCGGCACGCTGGATAAAGGAGACTGGAAATAAAAAGCCTGTAGTAGGGTTTATTGCCGGGCAAACTGCACCCCCGGGAAGAAGAATGGGCCATGCCGGGGCAATTATTGGTGGTGCCGATGACACGGCTGCAGCTAAAATGAAAATTATGCGTGAATGTGGTATTCACGTGGTAGAATCACCTGCAGATATTGGGGAAACTGTTCTTAAAGTTCTAAAAAAATAG